The window GCTGGGCAATCATCTGGTCGGCGTTGGCCATGCTGAAATTGATGATGCGGCCGCTCTTGCGCACTTTCATGCCGGGGGTCACCGCTTTGGCTAGGTAGAAAATCGGGTGGAGATTGCCGTCGAACATCTCGCTCCAGCCATCGACCGTTTCTTCGAACAGGTTCACACGGTGATAGGGACCGGCGCCGTTGATGAGGACATCGATGCGTCCCCACTGCTGCTCCACCTGCTGTACCAGACTCTGTGCCGCTACCGAGTCCGACACATCGCAGCGGATGGCCAGGGCTTCCCCCCCTCGCTCCGTGATGGCCAGTGCGGTCTGTTGCGCCTCGGCTTCGCTGGTCCGATAGCAGAAGGCCACCTTCCACTGCTGCGACGCCAGGTCGAGGGCGATGCCCCGCCCGATGCCTTTGGCCCCGCCGGTGATGAGTGCCACTCGTTCGTTCATGCTGATCGTGCTCTCTCTTGCTATGAGGGCCGTGAGCGCAGCTTCTTCCCGATGAATTGGAGGGCTCCGGCGGTCCGTTGTGAAAATACCTGTTCGTGTTTGGGCTTCTTGACGTCTACTGCGGCCGCGTCGATGAGCGCGTTGAGATCGTCGATCGTATCGACGTCGCGCCAGGGCGGCAGCAGCGTGGTGCTCAATCCAAGCTGGGCGGCTTTCTCCTGTGTGGCGGCAAGCACCCGGTCGGTGGACCAGGCCATGCCGGCAAACAGCTCGGGCGCTGGGCGGGTGAGGCCGATCAGATAATAGCCTCCGTCCAGGGCTGGGCCGAGCACGAGGTTGTTTGTCTCCAGGAGGGTGAGGGCCTGTTTATAGTGCTCCAGCGGCAGCGAGGGCACATCGGTCCCGACGATGAGCACGCGCCGATAGCCCTTGGCAAACAGGGCGTCGAAGGCCTGCTGCATGCGCGCGCCCAGATCGTCGCCGACTTGGTCGAGGAGTTTCACCCCCTGCCGCTCCTCCATAATTTTGAAAAAGACATGTGTGGAGGACGGGGCGCAGGCCAGATAGCGATCGATCGGGAGCTTCAGTTTCGTGGCCGCAAGCTTGGAGCGTTCGAGCGTATCGAGGACAAAGCTGCCGTGCAGGGTCGCCGCTTCGTCCGGCGTCAATGGTGGGCACAGGCGTGTCTTCACCTGGCCGGGAACTGGGGCTTTGGCAAAGATCACCAGGGCGCTTCCTGCGCCCTGCTGGCGAG is drawn from Nitrospira sp. and contains these coding sequences:
- a CDS encoding SDR family oxidoreductase, encoding MNERVALITGGAKGIGRGIALDLASQQWKVAFCYRTSEAEAQQTALAITERGGEALAIRCDVSDSVAAQSLVQQVEQQWGRIDVLINGAGPYHRVNLFEETVDGWSEMFDGNLHPIFYLAKAVTPGMKVRKSGRIINFSMANADQMIAQPEVTAHYIAKAGVLILTRTLAKLLAPHGITVNAVSPGFIDSGSAPPEELAGMTKRIPAGYIGTVDDTVAAVRYLLSEDARYVNGANIQISGAWGI
- a CDS encoding TIGR04282 family arsenosugar biosynthesis glycosyltransferase produces the protein MIFAKAPVPGQVKTRLCPPLTPDEAATLHGSFVLDTLERSKLAATKLKLPIDRYLACAPSSTHVFFKIMEERQGVKLLDQVGDDLGARMQQAFDALFAKGYRRVLIVGTDVPSLPLEHYKQALTLLETNNLVLGPALDGGYYLIGLTRPAPELFAGMAWSTDRVLAATQEKAAQLGLSTTLLPPWRDVDTIDDLNALIDAAAVDVKKPKHEQVFSQRTAGALQFIGKKLRSRPS